The region GTTATCTATTTCTGCTAAATAAAATTTAGAAAAAGGTGCTGCATTAATAAAACGATTAGGTAATTTAGAATCTGTACTGTACAATAATTCTTTGTCTATAAAGTATTGCCATATTTGTTCTTGATTAGCAAATGCCCAATCTAACTGCTCTGGCGTATAGCCTATTTTTTGAGCGTCTGTTTTAAAAGGAATCACTTTATCTTTTATGTATAATAATTTTCCGAAGTAAATCATCTCATCCAATAAGCTTCTACGTTTGGTATTTAACACCATTTTTTTAGCATAAGCGTCAGCTAAGTCAACCACGATTTGTTCAGGTTTCATATTAGTAACAATGTAAGACTGCAAACCTTCATAAAAAAAATGATCCTTACCTAAGTAAGTATCCAATTCTATTATAGCAATGGTGTCTGTAACAATAACTTTGTTTCTATAATCAACATCTGATGTAGTTGTAATTACACGTGGTGTTTTAAAGGTTGGAAAATAATATTTCAAATGCTGAAATAACTGTTTGATTTCTTGAGTTTCATCTTTTAAATCTGGAAACTTTTTAATGGTTTCTTCGTTAAGCTGAAGTTGTAAAGTATCATTCATCTTACGGATCCAAAAGGCGTCATTAAATTGCTCTGGAAACATAAACGGAAAGGCACTTTTAAGTTTTGGTAAATCATCTGGCTTTGCTTCCGCGAAAGCGATATCAAACCGTTCTACATCTATATTGATATTAATTTTAGCAATATCTTTTTGTGTGGTATTATCGTCTTGACAGGATAACATCAAAAAAAATAAGGATACAATAAAAATAACTAGTCTCATAAAAGTTAAAGTCTCTTAATTTTTATTAATAAAGGGTTTACTTTATTTTTGTTTGGCAAAGGTACTATTCTTTGTTTTAAATTCTTTGATTATGCAAACAGAAAAAGTCGTAAAACACATCGTAAATTGGTTAAAAGAGTATGCTACTAACGCCAAAGTTAATGGTTTTGTTGTTGGAATATCTGGCGGAATTGATAGTGCAGTAACCTCTACCCTTTGTGCCGAAACAGGTTTAAAAGTGCTTTGTATTGAAATGCCAATTCACCAACCAGTTAGTCATGTGTCTAGAGGTCAGGAACACGTTTTACAATTAAAAAAACGATACTCTAACGTTGATAGTATTATTAGCGATTTAACGCCTGTGTTTGAAGAATTTAAAACCGAAGTGTCTTTAGATGGTAAACAAGCTGTTGTTGATATGGCATTAGCTAACACACGTGCACGCTTACGTATGACGACCTTATATTATCATGCAGGATTATTAGGCTTGTTAGTTGCAGGAACAGGTAATAAAGTGGAAGATTTTGGTGTAGGTTTTTATACCAAATATGGTGATGGTGGTGTAGATTTAAGCCCTATTGCAGATTTACTAAAAAGTGAAGTATATACCATTGGAGAGTATTTAAAAGTACCAGAATCTATAATGAAAGCTGCTCCTAGCGATGGGCTTTTTGGCGATGCTAGAAGTGACGAAGACCAAATAGGTGCCTCTTACCCAGAATTGGAGTGGGCTATGAAAATGAAAGACGAAGGTAAGACCGAAGCCGATTTTTCTGGAAGAAAAAAAGAAGTCTTTAAAATTTTTAAACGTTACAATACCAATAATTTACACAAGATGATTCCCATTCCTGTTTGCGAAATTCCTAAAGATTTAATCTAAATGTTAGATATATCATAATTTTATATACCTTTACACTGCTATTATTATTTCTATAACCTGTGTTTTAATTAAAAAACACCTAAAAAACTGATTGACCATGGTTAAACTAATGGTTGCAGATCAACATCCTATAGTAACTAAAGGACTAGAGTTGGTCTTTGCAAATTCCCGAGACATTAAATTTGTCCAAGCTGTTGCAGATGGTGAGGCTATTTTTGACGCACTAAAACAATACACAACTAACATTTTACTTTGCGAAATTGATTTACCAAAACTTAACGGAATAAGTGTGTTACGACGCATGAAAAAAGAACATCCAGAAGTTAAAGTAATTATCTATAGTGCGCAACAAGAAGAAGTTTATGCAGTAAGTGCCATTAAAGCTGGAGCATCTGGATATATTCCAAAATCAACAGATTTACTAACTTTAAAAGATGCCATCATGAAAGTGCATCTTGGTGGTGTGTATATTAGCCCAAGTCTGTCTAGAAAAATTGCGTTAGACAAAACATCTGGAAAAAATAATTATTACAAAAAATTATCTACTAGAGAAGTGGAAGTGTTGAAACTTTTATCTAATGGTAAAAGAAATAAGGAGATTGCTGAAGAGCTTAAAATTAATGAAAAAACAGTAAGTACTTATAGAGCGCGTTTAATGAAAAAATTAAATGTAACCAACTTAATAGACTTGGTTAATCAAGCTAAAAGTTTAGAGTTATAACGCACGATTAAGTTTCCTAGACAATAACATTTTTAGACCAGAATAGTCTTTAACCTCCTCTAAGATATCTTTATTCACTTCAGTTTTATTTTGAAGTGTATTTTGCTGGAAATGTGTGACTTTTTGGTCTATTAAAAAGCAACGTAGTGTCAAAATAGTTTCGCTAACTAATTGAGCAACCGTATCTATTTTTGATTTAGGAAAGATGTTATTACGCTCCCAATCCGCTAATGCGTAACGCTCGTCTTCCATTAAAATAGAAGTAATCTCTGATGCCAAAATAGGGTCTATAGTATTAATTAAACTTTCTATTTTAAAATCAGGATTTTGGTTTAATGCATCTATTATTGAATAATAAATAGCTTTAAACTGCGGATTTAAAAATTCCATTTCATCCTCTTGTAAGTCTAAGAATATTTTTTCGAATACTTTGGCTTGCTGAATGACTGGTTCTAATTCTAATTGTCCTTTGTCGTTTTCTTTTAAAACTAAATCTTCAAAATCTTCAGTCCTATTACCATAAAGCAGTAAAATTTCAATAATTTTTCGCTCCAATTCATATTGCACATCAACCTTTTTAACTGGTTGTTGGTGCTTAATAACATCAAAAGCTTTTTGACTAGTTTGGGTTTGCTTGGAAGCTTCTACTTGCTCTTTTTTTGTTAATTGTGCCAGTGTAGAAAATAAAACTTCTTCACTAATATCCATGATTCTAGCACATTCTTGGATATAGATTTCGGTTTTAATCCTATCCGGAATTTTAGCAATACTATTAACAATATCTCTAATAGTTTCCGCTTTTTTTATTGGATCGTCTTTAGCACTTTCATATAATATTGAAGCTTTAAACTGAATAAAATCTTTTGCATTTTGTTCTAAATACAAAGACAATTCTTCAAGTGTGTTAGATTTAGCAAAACTATCTGGATCTTCGCCTTCTGGAAACGTACAAACTTTAACATTCATCCCTTGCTCCAAGATTAAATCTATACCACGCAAAGAGGCACGCATACCTGCAGCATCACCATCAAATAGTACTGTAATATTTTTTGTTAAACGGTTAATTAATCTAATTTGATCACTGGTTAACGCAGTTCCAGAACTGGAGACCACATTTTTAATTCCGGTTTGATAAAACTGAATAACATCTGTATAGCCTTCTACCAAATAACAATTATCTTCTTTTGCAATACTTTGTTTAGCATGGAAAATACCATACAACACTTTACTTTTATGGTAGATATCACTTTCTGGACTGTTTAAGTATTTGGCAGCTTTTTTATCGTTAGTCAAGATACGTCCACCAAAACCTAAAACACGTCCACTCATACTTTGTATTGGGAACATGACACGACCTTTAAAACGGTCAAATTGCTTGGTATCCTTTACAATGGTCAAACCTGTCTCTTCTAAAAAATCAAGGTTATACCCTTTTTTTAAAGCTTCGTCAGTAAAGGCGCTCCATTGATCCAAACTGTATCCTAAATTAAATTTTTTGATAGTTTCTGTAGTAAATCCACGCTCTTTAAAATAACTTAAGCCTATAGCTTTACCTTGGTCAGTGTTATGTAACGTATTCTGAAAATATTTACTAGCAAACTCACTCACTAAATACAAACTTTCACGTTTGTTTTGTTGTTCTTTTTGCTCGTTAGACTGCTCGGTTTCTTCAATTTCAATATTGTACTTTTTAGCTAAATATTTTATAGCTTCAGGATATGTAAAATGCTCGTGCTCCATTAAAAAAGCAACCACATTACCGCCTTTTCCACTAGAAAAATCTTTCCAAATTTGCTTTACTGGAGAGACCATAAAACTTGGCGAACGCTCGTCAGAAAAAGGACTTAACCCTTTAAAATTGCTCCCTGCTTTTTTTAATTGAACAAAATCACCAATAACCTCCTCCAATCTGGCGGTTTCGTAAACTTGATCTATGGTTGATTTTGAAATCAATGCTATTAATATTGAAGAATTAGACTGTAAAAGTAATACAAAATTATGCCTTTTTCAATTCTGATAATTTTAGTTTGAAAGTTCTAAAAAAATAAATGATGTATAAGTATGACTTAAAATGACTTTTAACCCATTTTTACCTAATTTTGCGACATGGTAAAAGACATCCAACTTCGTGTAACTTTAAAAGAAGAAGACATTCCAGATATTTTATTAAAAAAATCTGCGGAATGGTTGTCTATTTCTCGTGATGATATTTCTGGAATTAAAATATTACGAAAGTCGATTGATGCTAGAAAACCAAAGATTATTTTCAACTACAAAGTCTCGGTTTTTATTAACGAACCTGTTCCAGAAACATCAGATTATACTTTTAATTACAAAGATGTAACCAAAGCAAAACCTATCCATATCATAGGATTTGGTCCAGCAGGAATGTGGGCAGCGTTGCGATGTATTGAGTTAGGTTTTAAACCCATTGTGTTGGAACGTGGTGCCAATGTTAAAGACAGACGTCGCGATTTAAAAGCCATAAACCAAGACCATTTTGTAAACGAAGACTCTAATTATTGTTTTGGTGAAGGTGGAGCTGGAACCTACAGTGACGGAAAATTATACACACGAAGTTTAAAACGAGGTGATGTCAGACGCATTTTTGAAAATCTAGTCTATCATGGAGCAACAGACCAAATATTAGTGGATGCGCATCCACATATTGGAACCAATAAATTACCTAAAGTGGTTCAGAATATTCGTGAGACTATTTTAAAATATGGTGGTGAAGTTCACTTTAATACAAGAGTTATAGACTTTACTTTAAAAAATAATACAATTGAAGCCATTCAGCTTCAAAATGGTGATGAATTATTTACTGAAAAAGTTATTTTGGCTACAGGTCATTCTGCAAGAGATATTTTCTATTTGTTAGATCAAAAACAGATTGCTATTCAAGCAAAATCTTTTGCAATGGGTGTAAGAGCAGAACACCCTCAACATATCATCGACTCTATTCAATATCATTGCGAAGGTCCTAGACCAGAATTATTACCTGCAGCTTCTTACAGTTTAGTACAACAAGTTAATGGACGTGGTGTGTATAGCTTTTGCATGTGTCCAGGCGGATTTATAGTGCCTGCAGCTACAGCAAATGGTGAAGTAGTGGTTAACGGAATGTCACCTTCTAGACGAAACAACAAATTTGCAAATTCTGGAATTGTTGTAGAAATCAATGCAGACAAAGACCTGTATAAATATGAGCAATTTGGCGCTTTAAAAGCTTTAGAATTTCAAAAGGATTTAGAAAAATTAGCCTTTACCTCTGGTGGTCGCAGTCAAACAGCTCCTGCACAACGATTAACCGATTTTGTAGAAGGTAAATTGTCTAACAGTTTAAATGACACATCGTATCAGCCAGGTTTAAAAAGTGCTCCTTTACACAGTTTATTACCAAAGTTAATTGGTGGGTCTTTAAGAAAAGGGTTCAAAGCTTTTGGAGACAAAATGAAAGGCTACTATACCGAAGAAGCCAATATTATTGGTGTAGAATCACGTACCTCATCTCCTGTAAGTATACCTAGAAACGACAATTTGGCGCATCCAGAAATTACTAATTTATACCCTTGTGGAGAAGGTGGTGGTTATGCTGGAGGAATTGTTAGTGCTGCAATGGATGGCGAACGTTGTGCAGAAGCAGCTACTGGGAATTTGTAAATATAAAAGTTAGACCGCTTTGTTGTTAGAATCAAGACTACTATTAACTAAAAAAATATCCCTATTTTTGCGACTTAAATAAAACAAAAATGAAAGCATATATATTTCCAGGTCAAGGTGCTCAATTTTCAGGAATGGGTTTAGACTTATATGAAAACTCTGCAGAAGCACAACATTTATTTGAAGATGCTAACGACATTTTAGGATTCAATATCACAGACATTATGTTTGAAGGTACTGCTGAACAATTAAAAGAGACTAAAGTTACTCAACCAGCCATTTTTTTACATTCTGTAATTTTAGCAAAGACTTTAGGTGATAGCTTTAAACCAGAAATGGTTGCTGGACATAGTTTAGGAGAGTTTTCAGCATTAGTAGCAGCAGGAGCTTTAAGCTTTGAAGATGGATTAAAACTAGTATCGCAACGTGCTCAAGCCATGCAAAAGGCTTGCGAGTTACAACCTAGTACTATGGCTGCAGTATTAGGCTTAGAAGATCAAGTTGTTGAAGATATTTGTGCAAAAACTGAAGGTGTTGTTGTTGCAGCAAATTATAATTGTCCAGGACAATTAGTAATTTCTGGAGAAGTTGATGCTATAGAACGTGCTTGTGAAGCCATGAAAGAGGCTGGTGCACGTCGCGCTTTAGTTTTACCAGTTGGAGGAGCATTCCACTCTCCAATGATGGAGCCTGCTAGAGAAGAATTAGCAGCAGCTATTGAAAACACAACATTTAGCAAACCAAATTGTCCTATTTATCAAAACGTAACTGCTACAGCAATTACAGATGAAAATGAAATAAAAGCTAATTTAATATCGCAATTAACTGCTCCTGTACGTTGGACACAGTCTGTACAGCAAATGATTAAAGATGGTGCCACTTTATTTACTGAAGTTGGTCCAGGAAAAGTATTACAAGGACTAGTAAAAAAAATAGATAGAGAAGCACAAACTGCATCTGCAACCTTTGAAACTAAAGGTGATGAGTAGCAGAAACATTTTAATTCTTGGATTAATCGTCTTAAATATAATTTTAGACCAAGTCTCTAAATTTATAGTAAGAGCAGATGTGATTAAGCATAGTACTACTGAAATTTTTGGTGATTACTTTACTTTACACAACGTAGAAAATGAAGGTGCATTTTTAGGTATGGGAAGTGATTTTAGTCCGACACTTCGTATTTTACTTTTAATTGTATTACCAATAGTTGTTTTATTGTTGGTACTAAGACATATTATAAAAGACAAAACTATGAATACTATGACCTTAGTTGGGTTTTGCTGCATTATAGGTGGTGGAATAGCTAATTTGTATGACAGAATAGTTTATGGTTCTGTTACCGATTTTTTACATATCGATTTAGGAGGTATTTTTAGAACAGGAATTTTTAACTTAGCTGATGTATCTGTAATGGTTGGTATGGGCTGCTTAATTGTAGGTAGCTTTAAAAAACAAAAATCATAAAAAAAGCCTCGATACATATCGAGGCTTTTTTTATGATTATTTATTCATTTTTATAGACCTTTCCTTCTTTCATAACAAAAACGATATTTTCCATTGTCTTAATATTTGTAGTTGGATCTTCGTTTGTTGCAACAATATCTGCTATAAATCCGACCTTTAAT is a window of Olleya sp. YS DNA encoding:
- the gldB gene encoding gliding motility lipoprotein GldB, with the protein product MRLVIFIVSLFFLMLSCQDDNTTQKDIAKININIDVERFDIAFAEAKPDDLPKLKSAFPFMFPEQFNDAFWIRKMNDTLQLQLNEETIKKFPDLKDETQEIKQLFQHLKYYFPTFKTPRVITTTSDVDYRNKVIVTDTIAIIELDTYLGKDHFFYEGLQSYIVTNMKPEQIVVDLADAYAKKMVLNTKRRSLLDEMIYFGKLLYIKDKVIPFKTDAQKIGYTPEQLDWAFANQEQIWQYFIDKELLYSTDSKLPNRFINAAPFSKFYLAEIDNESPGRIGQFIGWQIVKAYMKNNDVSLTELLNTPAQSLFNKSKYKPRE
- the nadE gene encoding NAD(+) synthase, whose protein sequence is MQTEKVVKHIVNWLKEYATNAKVNGFVVGISGGIDSAVTSTLCAETGLKVLCIEMPIHQPVSHVSRGQEHVLQLKKRYSNVDSIISDLTPVFEEFKTEVSLDGKQAVVDMALANTRARLRMTTLYYHAGLLGLLVAGTGNKVEDFGVGFYTKYGDGGVDLSPIADLLKSEVYTIGEYLKVPESIMKAAPSDGLFGDARSDEDQIGASYPELEWAMKMKDEGKTEADFSGRKKEVFKIFKRYNTNNLHKMIPIPVCEIPKDLI
- a CDS encoding response regulator transcription factor encodes the protein MVKLMVADQHPIVTKGLELVFANSRDIKFVQAVADGEAIFDALKQYTTNILLCEIDLPKLNGISVLRRMKKEHPEVKVIIYSAQQEEVYAVSAIKAGASGYIPKSTDLLTLKDAIMKVHLGGVYISPSLSRKIALDKTSGKNNYYKKLSTREVEVLKLLSNGKRNKEIAEELKINEKTVSTYRARLMKKLNVTNLIDLVNQAKSLEL
- the dnaG gene encoding DNA primase, producing the protein MISKSTIDQVYETARLEEVIGDFVQLKKAGSNFKGLSPFSDERSPSFMVSPVKQIWKDFSSGKGGNVVAFLMEHEHFTYPEAIKYLAKKYNIEIEETEQSNEQKEQQNKRESLYLVSEFASKYFQNTLHNTDQGKAIGLSYFKERGFTTETIKKFNLGYSLDQWSAFTDEALKKGYNLDFLEETGLTIVKDTKQFDRFKGRVMFPIQSMSGRVLGFGGRILTNDKKAAKYLNSPESDIYHKSKVLYGIFHAKQSIAKEDNCYLVEGYTDVIQFYQTGIKNVVSSSGTALTSDQIRLINRLTKNITVLFDGDAAGMRASLRGIDLILEQGMNVKVCTFPEGEDPDSFAKSNTLEELSLYLEQNAKDFIQFKASILYESAKDDPIKKAETIRDIVNSIAKIPDRIKTEIYIQECARIMDISEEVLFSTLAQLTKKEQVEASKQTQTSQKAFDVIKHQQPVKKVDVQYELERKIIEILLLYGNRTEDFEDLVLKENDKGQLELEPVIQQAKVFEKIFLDLQEDEMEFLNPQFKAIYYSIIDALNQNPDFKIESLINTIDPILASEITSILMEDERYALADWERNNIFPKSKIDTVAQLVSETILTLRCFLIDQKVTHFQQNTLQNKTEVNKDILEEVKDYSGLKMLLSRKLNRAL
- a CDS encoding FAD-dependent protein encodes the protein MVKDIQLRVTLKEEDIPDILLKKSAEWLSISRDDISGIKILRKSIDARKPKIIFNYKVSVFINEPVPETSDYTFNYKDVTKAKPIHIIGFGPAGMWAALRCIELGFKPIVLERGANVKDRRRDLKAINQDHFVNEDSNYCFGEGGAGTYSDGKLYTRSLKRGDVRRIFENLVYHGATDQILVDAHPHIGTNKLPKVVQNIRETILKYGGEVHFNTRVIDFTLKNNTIEAIQLQNGDELFTEKVILATGHSARDIFYLLDQKQIAIQAKSFAMGVRAEHPQHIIDSIQYHCEGPRPELLPAASYSLVQQVNGRGVYSFCMCPGGFIVPAATANGEVVVNGMSPSRRNNKFANSGIVVEINADKDLYKYEQFGALKALEFQKDLEKLAFTSGGRSQTAPAQRLTDFVEGKLSNSLNDTSYQPGLKSAPLHSLLPKLIGGSLRKGFKAFGDKMKGYYTEEANIIGVESRTSSPVSIPRNDNLAHPEITNLYPCGEGGGYAGGIVSAAMDGERCAEAATGNL
- the fabD gene encoding ACP S-malonyltransferase, producing MKAYIFPGQGAQFSGMGLDLYENSAEAQHLFEDANDILGFNITDIMFEGTAEQLKETKVTQPAIFLHSVILAKTLGDSFKPEMVAGHSLGEFSALVAAGALSFEDGLKLVSQRAQAMQKACELQPSTMAAVLGLEDQVVEDICAKTEGVVVAANYNCPGQLVISGEVDAIERACEAMKEAGARRALVLPVGGAFHSPMMEPAREELAAAIENTTFSKPNCPIYQNVTATAITDENEIKANLISQLTAPVRWTQSVQQMIKDGATLFTEVGPGKVLQGLVKKIDREAQTASATFETKGDE
- the lspA gene encoding signal peptidase II: MSSRNILILGLIVLNIILDQVSKFIVRADVIKHSTTEIFGDYFTLHNVENEGAFLGMGSDFSPTLRILLLIVLPIVVLLLVLRHIIKDKTMNTMTLVGFCCIIGGGIANLYDRIVYGSVTDFLHIDLGGIFRTGIFNLADVSVMVGMGCLIVGSFKKQKS